A genomic window from Candidatus Methylomirabilota bacterium includes:
- a CDS encoding cytochrome c biogenesis protein CcdA, giving the protein MIGQSLGMAVAFSAGLFSFLSPCVLPLFPSYLSFITGMSVSDLTADLSPTVRRRVLLHAVAFVLGFSVVFVGLGASFSVAGQFLLDYRDLIRRIGGVLIVIFGLYIAGVFKLGLFGRTAQWQIREKPAGYLGSLAVGITFAIGWTPCVGPILGAILSLAGTAETVQRGVGLLVAYSAGLGLPFLLSAVALGAFLRFFKRYRPFIPVVERAAGVLLVIVGVLVYTNYYVILNNWAISLTPEWLLKRL; this is encoded by the coding sequence ATGATCGGACAGTCGCTGGGCATGGCGGTGGCGTTCAGCGCCGGACTCTTCTCGTTTCTCTCGCCGTGCGTGCTGCCGCTGTTCCCCTCGTATCTCTCGTTCATCACCGGCATGTCCGTGTCGGACCTGACCGCCGATCTCTCGCCGACCGTCCGCCGGCGCGTGCTCCTGCACGCGGTCGCCTTCGTGCTGGGCTTCTCGGTCGTCTTCGTCGGGCTGGGCGCCTCCTTCAGTGTGGCCGGCCAGTTCCTGCTCGACTACCGGGATCTGATCCGACGCATCGGCGGCGTCCTGATCGTGATCTTCGGCCTCTACATCGCCGGCGTCTTCAAGCTCGGGCTCTTCGGCCGCACCGCCCAGTGGCAGATCCGAGAGAAGCCCGCCGGCTATCTCGGCTCGTTGGCGGTGGGTATCACCTTCGCCATCGGCTGGACGCCGTGCGTGGGGCCGATCCTGGGCGCCATCCTCTCGCTGGCCGGCACCGCCGAGACGGTGCAGCGTGGCGTGGGCCTGCTGGTGGCCTACTCGGCCGGCCTCGGGCTGCCGTTTCTCCTCTCGGCGGTCGCGCTGGGCGCCTTCCTCAGATTCTTCAAGCGCTATCGCCCGTTCATTCCCGTCGTCGAACGCGCCGCCGGCGTGCTCCTCGTCATCGTCGGCGTGCTCGTGTATACCAACTACTACGTGATCCTCAACAACTGGGCGATCTCGCTGACGCCCGAGTGGCTCCTCAAGCGCCTCTAG